The genomic DNA GAAACGATCGGCGCCACCAAATTTGGAAGGCCTTGCTGAGATTAGGGCATTCTGTACCATTCTTGGAAAAGCACCTAAACCATTCCATGAATAAGACGTACTGTTTGCTTCAAAGGAAGAGTAAGGAGTGTTTGGCCGATAGCTTCCTCCAATGCCTTGATATTGAGTCCTTTCTTACATCTCTGAAGCCAAACCAAAGTCCGACAGCATTGGGCTGAACCACGATTCGAAAAGACGAGATCGTCCTTCTGATCTGCAGTGTAGTTTTCTGGTCCCCATAGCAATGAATAAAACTGCTGAAACCCTGCTAAGCTCGTATCTGACCATTGGAGATGCATTCTCACGCATTTCGAGAAGTTCTTTCTGGTCGGCCCACATAACCACGAATTCCTCGGCGATCTGCCAATCAAACAGTATTTCTAGCAACCAGTTGATGTTGTCGACCTGTTGCGAGATACGTTCGATTGGAGTCTTACTAATCTCCTTCTTTGTCGTTCTCGTTTCCTCTGATGCGGTATTCGAGGAATCGTTGAACAAGCTGCATAGCGCATTCAGACAGGAGCCACAAATACTATAGAGATCTTCCTTGGTAAGGTCGGGTTGGTCTTTTTCGTAAATGGAGCTTTTGCATAGGATACCTTTGAATAGCGACTTCAACTGATTTCTTGCACCAGTATCGACCACTGGAGGTTATAGACCACACGAGCTGTTTTGCGATATTTTCTTGGCGATCTATGGAATCGTGTGAGTTGGAGTCGGGCGAAAATGTCTCTAGTTGTTGCTTCATCAAACTTGAACCAGTAAAAAGACTCCTCAACTTTTCTTCTTCCTCTTCAGTCCATGGAACAGCCTCGATATATGTTAAACATGATAAAAACGCCTCTGGTAAACATGATACCAGCTGATACCTAGTGATAATTCCAAACCAGCTAGTCAGAACTCGACAAACATTTCAAGAGGGCAAACATGAAACCCAATGTTTAACAAATGCACAAACAACTAAGAAGTAAAGTTTCAGAATGCTGATTCGCTTGCACTTTTAGCCCCTCTTGTGCTATCATATGTTTAACATCTTGCTGCTAGAATCTCTTTCTAGAAGCAAAGCAGGAATAGTGAGACCGAAAGTATTCGACATTGCATAAATTCCCAGGTGCAGATACAATGAAATTAAATACAACTAATGGATCAACGTTATAGTATGAATTGTTTTACTTCTTCAACATGGGATCATTGCTGGCAAGCCGGGTATGGGCATGCAAGTCGTATTTGTAACTTGGAAAAACTGAAGCAGGGTAAGGTAAGCTAACTCTAATTGATCAATGAAACAAAACAACCATGAACAAAGCCAACTAAATCAATACAGATTACAGACTTTCTCATCATATTCTTAATTTATACCCAGGACAAGTAACATTCCAAGTCCTGGAGAAAGTGACAATGGACTTGGAGATACGGAGTAAGTGAACCTATCCACTATCCCCCATCCCTCTATATCAAAAAAGAGCACGATCTATGAGAAACTAAATGCAGCAATTAAGTCTAAGCATGTACCCATATTAGGAAAGCTGGCTTTCAGTTCCCATATGGACAACTAAGTCCATCATAAGCCGCCATGCAATTATATTTTCGGCCACGTTCTCATTTGTTTGAAAAAATTTACCAATTCCAAGCTTCTTCTAAATGCAGACAGCAAACTAAATATGGAACACTTGCCAAAAGACGCTCTAATCGAAGACACAATTTAAAATCGCTTCCATCACACACGAGCATACATAAACAGAGAATATTCGTAGCATACAGCAACCATAATACATGGAAACGAACATATATTGAAAACCAGCATACAAAAACGGAAACTAACCTCAAGATATCAATAGCTCTATAAACTCCAAACTTCATTCAACTTCTTAGTAATATCATCTTCAAACATCAGCTCAATGGTCTCTTTAAAGACATCCAAATTCTCAACTTCACCGACTTGTATTCTACATACATTGTTCACGCTATCACCATTGTTGTTCTGCCGATTGTTCTTTTGCTCCGCTATCAAAGACGAGAACAGTTCCGAACTCGCAGCCAAACATCCCCGAGTTCAATTCCAAAACCATGGATCCTCCATTTCTTCCTTTCACACTCATTCTTACATCAAATCCCATATCTGCACTAGAAGAAGCTAAAGAGCAGTCATTCGGAGGTGGTGCCCGACGAAAACTCTCCTGATCTCGAGCTTGGGTTTCGCTGATTCGACCAAATAGACGGCGGCAACGGGCTCTTCGATGGAACCGACGGTAGGAACAGAGTCGATCGGAGAGACCCGACCGGTGAGAGAATCCGACGCGGATCGATCCGGGAACGAACTTAGACCTCTGTGGCGAGTTGGGTACCGAGTTTGAGCTGAGCTTGGAGACAGCTGGATTGTCGAGCTTAGTgagttgatgatgatgacgattaggACGGGTTTTCATCAGTTTGGGGTTTTCGGGGCTCATCGGAGGCGCAGTAAATGAGCAACACCAGGATCCACGGCGTAAGTGTGGAGCTCGGCGGTGAGTTGGGTTGGGTCGGGAGGGATCGCCCATCGTCATAATTGTGACGGCGGCGACGCGGTGGTCGATGGGTAGTATCAGCAGCTGAGAGAGAGAGCTGAGTCCAAGTAAAGTAGTGAGCTTTATGATTAGAGAGAAGGACAAGAAAGCATCCATTGTTTTTACAAAATGTGTTATACAATGTTGTTTATAGTAATAATTGTAAAATGAAAAGATATTTGATTGTAAAATAAAGAATCTTATTTAGATTTTGATTATGGGTTACTTCCGAGTAATTTTTCTACTTTCCCTCTCGGGAATCGCATTGTGAATTTGTGATTCTGTTATTCGGTTTTTTTTCTTTTATGTTTAATTGTGAAGATATTGACAACGCGAGTTCGATAATCATCCAAAATCGGACTATTTACGCTTTTATGATTTTGAGTCAAATTGTTTATCCTTTTTTTACCAAATAAATTTGATGTGTTCGATTTTGGGTGAATTCAGAAATCGTCCCTCATTTTTTTTGCGATTGCGAGCTCAATTAACTGTCCAAACTCACTTGTACTCATTTGAGCATGATGATATCAGATAATATCTACAATTTTCTTTTATATAAAAAACTAACAATTTTATCGAAAaattatctaaaaattacataataCAACTCCattgttttaattaataaaaattattcctcccaaaaaaaaatatatatccgaACTCGAAAGATATGAAGTTGGACAAATGAAAAGATATAAATAGCAAGTATATGACAACTTATCCAATAATCATATTTTCAACCATATCTGGAGTTACATTAAATTTTTCGCCTTATTACATGAACAAAATCTCTTAACAGGCCTTATTGACATCACCAAGATCTTACTAGGCTGTAAATTATTAAATCGagtcattcattaataaaagttgtGAATTTGTTTCTAGCATGACAATAATTTCTGAGTTGATAATTTCAAGTACGATAATATATAATTGGTGGAATCGGCAGAGTGCAAAGTGGATTGAGCTGGATGGAGTATTTATTAAGAATGGGCTGAATGAATCTATCCGGACTCGTTGGTGACGAAAAGTATATATACTGTATGCATGTAGTTGGCAATTGTAGGAGATTCCTTCACTTCACTTGTAGACAACAGAAAATGACACTTAACAGAAAACTACACGTGAGTTTTATATATGGAATGTACAGCCGGCCTAGACCCGGTTTAGTTTAGACTTGAAATATAAATTTAGGAATTTTTATTTTTTGAAAGTTGCCTAATCAATTGTTTTGATTTCCTTTATTAGGGCAACTTTGGTCTTGATGATTCTTCATCAAAGTATGTGATGTCAATCGTCCTCTTTTCCTCTCCCTGCCCAAAGGGAAAGCTGAAACATATTTTGTTTGAACAATAATTCGAGATCAAAACGCTTCACTTCTCATTGATTTTCAAACGCTCTAAAACAAAATCAAAGTATCAACAACGCCAAAATAATTTACGCCCCAATTCGATCTTCAAGTTCTTGTTAAAATAAAACGAATTTGTAGATCGGATTGGAGAGAAATTTTTGGTGAGAAGTTTTTTTGGTGTGATTAATTTGTTTGAGTGTTTGAGATGATAGAGAATCGTTTTGTTTATATAGTGGAGTAGTGGAAAACCTAATATC from Rutidosis leptorrhynchoides isolate AG116_Rl617_1_P2 unplaced genomic scaffold, CSIRO_AGI_Rlap_v1 contig18, whole genome shotgun sequence includes the following:
- the LOC139881638 gene encoding LOW QUALITY PROTEIN: BTB/POZ domain-containing protein At2g13690 (The sequence of the model RefSeq protein was modified relative to this genomic sequence to represent the inferred CDS: inserted 3 bases in 3 codons; deleted 9 bases in 8 codons), with translation MTMGDPSRPNPTHRRAPHLRRGSWCCSFTAPPMSPENPKLMKTRPNRHHHQLTKLDNPAVSKLSSNSVPNSPQRSKFVXRIDPRRILSPXRVSPIDSVPTVGSIEEPVAAVYLVESAKPKLEQESFRRAPPPNDCSLASSSADMGFDVRMSVKGRNGGSMVLELNSGMLAASSELFSSLIAEQKNNRQNNNGDSVNNVCRIQVGEVENLDVFKETIELMFEDDITKKLMKFGVYRAIDILRLVSAGIMFTRGVLSCLTYIEAVPWTEEEEEKLRSLFTXFKFDEATTRDIFARLQLHDSIDRQENIAKQLVWSITSVVDTGARNQLKSLFKGILCKSSIYEKDQPDLTKEDLYSICGSCLNALCSLFNDSSNTASEETRTTKKEISKTPIERISQQVDNINWLLEILFDWQIAEEFVVMWADQKELLEMRENASPMVRYELSRVSAVLFIAMGTRKLHCRSEGRSRLFESWFSPMLSDFGWLQRCKKGLNIKALEEAIGQTLLTLPLKQQYVLFMEWFRCFSKNGTECPNLSKAFQIWWRRSFLRGSETHAIECPVNQYNSSFSLEIRGLWTAEERTPHTSLYILRFSLSIKKEFLRKEEQSEEEITETKIKDQKKTKGLILYSSSQILFERALCLSLLCCDWSLMGGIEIFA